Proteins encoded by one window of Halomonas sp. Bachu 37:
- a CDS encoding YciI family protein produces the protein MLYAIISEDVPNSLERRLAARPDHLARVETLRDEGRLVLAGPHPAIDAENPGEAGFTGSLVVAEFESLEDAQAWADADPYIIAGVYDKVSVKPFKKVMP, from the coding sequence ATGCTGTATGCCATTATCAGTGAAGATGTTCCCAACAGCCTCGAGCGCCGGCTTGCCGCGCGGCCCGATCACCTGGCGCGCGTAGAGACCCTGCGCGATGAAGGCCGCCTGGTACTGGCCGGTCCCCACCCCGCCATCGATGCCGAGAATCCCGGCGAGGCAGGCTTCACCGGCAGCCTCGTGGTTGCCGAGTTCGAAAGCCTCGAAGACGCCCAGGCCTGGGCCGATGCCGACCCTTACATCATCGCCGGTGTCTACGACAAGGTTAGCGTCAAGCCATTCAAGAAAGTCATGCCGTGA
- a CDS encoding PHP domain-containing protein: MPMPRLPLEFTAEQRYAIDLHMHSTASDGALTPTELVNLCAERGLRYMALSDHDTMDGVAEAGEAARQAGITLVPASELSTRWQGINIHVVALMPGGLRGPLVEGLQQQRKSRIARGEVIAERLEKLGLENALAKAREQAGSERPLGRPDFAKAMVAAGMVADLATAFKRYLGSGKRGDVKAHWPEIGQAVEWIVESGGVAVLAHPMRHGLTRRKRGLLMDGFREAGGQAVELVSGYQNPDATRDLARQLGERELYASMGSDFHFPGGHLAPGSMSPLPRTQTLPIWRHPRLQHLDAAPPGPLSL, from the coding sequence ATGCCAATGCCTCGACTTCCTCTTGAGTTCACCGCCGAGCAGCGCTACGCGATCGACCTCCACATGCACTCCACCGCCTCGGATGGTGCCTTGACGCCTACCGAGCTGGTCAACCTGTGCGCCGAGCGCGGGCTTCGCTACATGGCGCTCTCCGATCACGACACCATGGACGGCGTGGCGGAAGCCGGGGAGGCGGCGCGCCAGGCAGGTATTACCCTGGTGCCGGCCAGTGAACTGTCCACACGCTGGCAGGGCATCAATATCCATGTGGTAGCGCTGATGCCCGGCGGGCTGCGGGGGCCGCTGGTGGAGGGCCTGCAACAACAGCGCAAGTCGCGGATAGCCCGTGGCGAGGTTATCGCCGAGCGGCTGGAGAAGCTGGGGCTGGAAAACGCCCTGGCCAAGGCGCGTGAACAGGCCGGCAGTGAACGCCCGCTGGGGCGACCCGATTTCGCCAAGGCCATGGTGGCGGCGGGAATGGTGGCGGACCTGGCCACGGCCTTCAAGCGCTATCTGGGCAGCGGCAAGCGCGGCGACGTGAAGGCGCACTGGCCGGAAATCGGCCAGGCGGTGGAGTGGATCGTCGAGTCCGGCGGGGTGGCGGTACTCGCCCATCCCATGCGCCACGGCTTGACCCGGCGCAAGCGCGGCTTGTTGATGGATGGTTTTCGCGAAGCGGGGGGACAGGCGGTGGAGCTGGTCAGCGGTTATCAGAACCCCGACGCCACCCGCGACTTGGCCCGGCAACTGGGCGAGCGTGAGCTATACGCCTCCATGGGCAGCGATTTCCACTTCCCCGGCGGCCACCTGGCACCGGGCAGCATGAGCCCGCTGCCCCGCACCCAGACCCTGCCCATATGGCGACACCCCCGGTTGCAACACCTGGATGCAGCGCCTCCCGGCCCGTTGAGCCTCTAG